Proteins co-encoded in one Thamnophis elegans isolate rThaEle1 chromosome 1, rThaEle1.pri, whole genome shotgun sequence genomic window:
- the LOC116519007 gene encoding phospholipase A2 inhibitor-like, with protein MKPPTPPLLIACLVMSLNSYTQQVPHCLPLPGSEKTVFICNASLLHEFPKGFPSETKTISVQSTQISGLDAEALQGLPELQELYLTNNQLKTLPGGLFRNLPHLHYLDLSRNLLEDLPPALFANAGNLTYLALGGNQLAKLRPSWFDTLEDLKKLRLDHNQLKEIPDSCFRKLTLLTSLDLSSNLLHCLSPEMFRGLTFLRVLSLKNNPIQSISPNTFHETPKLSMISLRNTSLTHVPAGLLQSLKHLGWLDLASNDIVSLDSPLVNVTFVLTLNLSGNPLACDCRLQALFNWAQKDGVDLFFKEDVVCAFPKRLKGQVATSLNGSQLCPC; from the coding sequence ATGAAGCCTCCAACTCCACCTCTTCTGATCGCCTGCCTTGTGATGTCCCTCAACAGCTACACCCAACAGGTCCCTCATTGCCTGCCCCTTCCCGGCTCAGAAAAGACGGTTTTTATCTGCAATGCTTCATTGCTCCATGAATTTCCCAAAGGCTTCCCCAGTGAAACCAAGACAATCTCCGTTCAGTCCACCCAGATCTCCGGCCTTGACGCGGAGGCCCTGCAGGGTCTTCCGGAGCTCCAGGAGCTCTATCTGACCAACAACCAGTTGAAGACCCTTCCGGGTGGCCTCTTCCGTAACCTCCCACACCTGCACTACCTGGATCTTTCCAGAAATCTCCTGGAAGATCTACCTCCAGCGCTCTTTGCCAATGCAGGTAACCTGACCTACTTAGCCCTCGGTGGAAACCAACTGGCCAAACTGCGCCCGTCCTGGTTCGATACCCTGGAGGACCTCAAGAAGCTGCGCCTCGACCACAATCAGCTGAAGGAGATCCCGGATTCTTGCTTCCGTAAGCTGACCCTGCTAACGTCCCTGGATCTCTCCTCCAACCTCCTCCACTGCCTCTCTCCAGAGATGTTTAGAGGCCTCACGTTTTTAAGGGTCTTAAGTCTGAAAAACAACCCCATCCAGTCGATTTCCCCCAACACCTTCCATGAGACTCCCAAGCTGAGCATGATCTCACTGAGGAACACCAGCCTGACCCATGTTCCGGCTGGGCTCCTTCAGTCCCTGAAGCATCTGGGATGGTTGGATCTCGCCAGCAATGATATCGTCTCTCTGGATTCTCCCTTGGTCAACGTGACTTTTGTGCTCACACTCAATCTCTCCGGGAACCCCTTGGCATGTGACTGCCGCCTGCAGGCCCTCTTCAACTGGGCCCAGAAAGATGGAGTGGATTTGTTCTTCAAGGAGGATGTGGTCTGCGCTTTCCCCAAACGTTTGAAGGGTCAAGTTGCAACTTCACTTAACGGATCCCAACTTTGTCCCTGCTAA
- the LOC116506661 gene encoding slit homolog 3 protein-like — translation MKSSVPALLIVSLVMSLNSYTQQALYCPPQPAPENITEFVCNSPSLHEFPTGFPVRAKMISVEFTQVSSLGVEALQGLPKLQELHLSNNRLKTLPSGLFRNLPELHTLDLSTNLLGDLPPGIFTNTTSLTHVSISENQLAELRRSWFETLENLRMLSLDHNQLEEVPISCFDKLKKLTFLDLSSNRLHHLSPDMFSGLENLERLNLGNNPIRCIAPRSFHWRPKLSMISLNNCSLTNIIIGVFQPLDNLELLDLSDNDLTTLDPPVAIPSSKLTLDLSGNPWACDCRMENLLTWVKEHKIHLYAERETICAFPKLFKGEEATSLQKSQICPCFCLDSPCLIDLTCHLILSYSQSLCPKVCHRVWMKPSTPPLLIACLVMSLNSYTQKVPHCLPLPGSEKTVFICNASSLHEFPKGFPSETKKISVQSTQISGLDAEALQGLPELQELYLTNNQLKTLPGGLFRNLPHLHSLDLSRNLLEDLPPALFTNAGNLTYLALGGNQLAELRRSWFDTLGDLKTLHLEHNQLKEIPDSCFRKLTLLTFLDLSSNLLRCLSPEMFRGLTFLTALLLENNPIKSIAPNTFHGTPKLKMISLRNSSLTHVPPGLFRFLRYLQWLDLSSNEIASLDSPLVSWSFGLLLKISGNPWACDCRLQALFDWFREDFVLLFPNLPNVVCAFPRSLKGQIATSLNRSQLCAS, via the exons ATGAAGTCTTCCGTTCCAGCTCTTCTGATCGTCTCCCTTGTGATGTCCCTCAACAGCTACACCCAGCAGGCTCTTTACTGCCCGCCCCAGCCTGCTCCAGAAAATATCACAGAGTTTGTCTGCAACTCCCCATCTCTCCATGAATTTCCCACCGGCTTCCCCGTACGAGCCAAAATGATCTCCGTTGAGTTCACCCAGGTCTCCAGCCTTGGCGTGGAAGCCCTCCAAGGACTTCCAAAGCTCCAGGAACTTCATCTCTCCAACAACAGGCTGAAGACCCTTCCGAGTGGCCTCTTCCGTAACCTCCCGGAACTGCACACCTTGGATCTGTCCACCAACCTCCTTGGAGATCTACCTCCAGGCATCTTCACCAACACAACGAGCCTGACGCATGTATCCATCAGTGAAAACCAACTGGCTGAACTGCGCCGATCCTGGTTCGAAACCCTGGAGAATCTGAGGATGCTGAGCCTTGACCACAATCAACTGGAGGAGGTCCCGATTTCTTGTTTCGATAAGCTGAAGAAGTTGACTTTTCTAGATCTCTCCTCCAACCGCCTCCATCACCTCTCTCCAGACATGTTCAGCGGCCTAGAGAATTTGGAGAGGTTGAACCTGGGAAACAACCCAATCCGATGTATTGCCCCGAGATCCTTCCATTGGAGACCCAAGCTGAGCATGATCTCCCTGAATAACTGCAGCCTAACCAACATCATAATTGGGGTCTTTCAGCCACTGGACAATCTGGAGCTGCTGGACCTCTCCGACAATGATCTCACCACGCTGGATCCTCCAGTTGCCATCCCGTCTTCCAAACTCACTCTGGATCTTTCAGGAAACCCTTGGGCCTGTGACTGCCGTATGGAGAATCTTCTAACCTGGGTCAAGGAACACAAGATCCATTTATATGCCGAGCGGGAAACGATCTGCGCTTTCCCAAAGCTTTTCAAGGGTGAGGAGGCAACTTCGCTTCAAAAATCCCAAATTTGTCCCTGCT TTTGTCTGGATTCTCCATGTCTCATCGATCTCACTTGCCATctcatcctttcctattcccaaaGCCTTTGCCCTAAAGTCTGCCATCGTGTCTG GATGAAGCCTTCAACTCCACCTCTTCTGATCGCCTGCCTTGTGATGTCCCTCAACAGCTACACCCAAAAGGTCCCTCACTGCCTGCCCCTTCCTGGCTCAGAAAAGACGGTTTTTATCTGCAACGCTTCATCGCTCCATGAATTTCCCAAAGGCTTCCCCAGTGAAACCAAGAAAATCTCCGTTCAGTCCACCCAGATCTCTGGCCTTGACGCGGAGGCCCTGCAGGGTCTTCCGGAGCTCCAGGAGCTCTATCTGACCAACAACCAGTTGAAGACCCTTCCAGGTGGCCTCTTCCGTAACCTCCCACACCTGCACTCCCTGGATCTTTCCAGAAATCTCCTGGAAGATCTACCTCCAGCACTCTTCACCAATGCAGGTAACCTGACCTACTTAGCCCTCGGTGGAAACCAACTGGCCGAACTGCGCCGGTCCTGGTTCGATACCCTGGGGGACCTCAAGACCCTGCATCTCGAGCACAATCAGCTGAAGGAGATCCCGGATTCTTGCTTCCGTAAGCTGACCCTGCTGACGTTCCTGGATCTCTCCTCCAACCTCCTCCGCTGCCTCTCTCCAGAGATGTTCAGAGGCCTCACGTTTTTAACGGCCTTACTACTGGAAAACAACCCCATCAAGTCGATTGCCCCCAACACCTTCCATGGGACTCCCAAGCTGAAGATGATCTCACTGAGGAACAGCAGCCTGACCCATGTTCCGCCTGGGCTCTTTCGGTTCCTGAGGTATCTTCAATGGTTGGATCTTTCCAGCAATGAGATCGCCTCTCTGGATTCTCCCTTGGTCTCTTGGTCTTTTGGACTCCTgctcaaaatctctgggaaccccTGGGCATGTGACTGCCGCCTGCAGGCCCTCTTCGACTGGTTCCGGGAAGACTTCGTGCTTTTGTTCCCTAATCTCCCCAATGTGGTCTGTGCTTTCCCCAGAAGTTTGAAGGGTCAAATTGCAACTTCACTTAACAGATCCCAACTTTGTGCCTCCTAA